From Saprospiraceae bacterium, one genomic window encodes:
- a CDS encoding DDE-type integrase/transposase/recombinase, protein MVLEFTNLNPSSYYYQGKEGCKGKGKSVNTYRLDGSHVTNETVMQQIENLLQKEFVDYGYRKVTWYLRNEFMYVINFKKVYNLMKDSGILRPKIKRKQTGKKWVEYLVPRPSQPFEHLEFDIKYVYIAGERRNALLLTVLDVMTRMNMAWTLQWSIKKEDVRAIFNYIIDNYRLPGCVTVRNDNGSQMESELVRSFLASQGILQEFTRPATPQQNGHIEAYHSIIDRTICQVYEIKNIEEGKHLFDRFEYFYNQERIHSGIGYTSPLKYIKKLGIAI, encoded by the coding sequence ATGGTTTTGGAATTCACAAACCTTAATCCCAGTAGTTATTACTATCAGGGAAAAGAGGGGTGTAAAGGAAAGGGCAAAAGTGTAAATACTTATAGATTGGATGGAAGTCATGTCACAAACGAAACGGTAATGCAACAAATAGAAAATTTGCTCCAAAAAGAATTTGTTGACTATGGATATAGAAAGGTTACCTGGTATTTACGTAATGAATTCATGTATGTCATCAATTTCAAAAAAGTTTACAACTTGATGAAGGATAGCGGAATATTGCGTCCAAAAATAAAGAGGAAACAAACAGGTAAAAAATGGGTGGAATACCTTGTTCCAAGGCCTTCTCAGCCATTTGAACATCTCGAATTTGATATTAAGTATGTTTATATAGCTGGTGAGAGAAGGAATGCCTTATTGCTTACAGTTCTTGATGTGATGACTAGAATGAATATGGCCTGGACCTTACAATGGAGTATTAAAAAAGAAGATGTTAGAGCTATATTTAACTACATAATTGACAATTATAGATTGCCAGGGTGTGTTACTGTAAGAAACGACAATGGAAGTCAAATGGAAAGTGAATTAGTAAGATCTTTTCTGGCCTCACAAGGAATACTCCAAGAGTTTACAAGACCGGCTACCCCGCAACAAAATGGTCACATTGAAGCATATCACAGCATCATAGATAGAACGATATGTCAGGTATATGAAATAAAAAATATTGAGGAAGGTAAGCACTTATTCGATCGATTTGAGTACTTTTACAATCAGGAAAGAATCCATTCCGGCATAGGGTATACCAGTCCATTAAAGTATATAAAAAAACTTGGAATAGCGATTTAA
- a CDS encoding IS481 family transposase, producing the protein MKLETKLIKTKLGLVHLAEKLGNVSQACKIMGYSRDSFYRIKEMYDTGGEMALIEVSRSKPLVKNRVAPEVEKAVVDMAIDSPAFGQVRVANELVKRGIFVSPCGVRCVWLRHDLETFQKRLKALEAKVAQDGIILTEAQVVALERKKEKLESQGEIETYHPGYLGAQDTYYIGNIKGVGRIYQQTYIDTYSKVVLAKIYDRKNALVAADLLNDKVLPFYEHEQIRLLRILTDRGTEYCGKREYHEYELYLSLEDIEHTKIKARHPQTNGICERFHRTIQNEFYAITFRKKLYKSIEELQADLEDWLHYYNSDRPHSGKYCFGKTPMQTHIESKNIAIDKMLETHFE; encoded by the coding sequence ATGAAATTAGAAACAAAATTAATCAAAACTAAATTGGGATTAGTCCATTTAGCAGAAAAATTGGGAAACGTATCTCAGGCTTGTAAAATAATGGGGTATTCCAGGGATAGTTTTTACAGGATTAAAGAGATGTATGACACAGGAGGCGAAATGGCCTTAATCGAAGTCAGCAGGAGCAAACCACTGGTCAAGAATCGAGTGGCTCCCGAAGTAGAGAAAGCTGTTGTTGATATGGCTATTGACAGTCCAGCTTTTGGACAAGTAAGGGTTGCAAATGAGCTTGTTAAGAGAGGAATATTTGTATCCCCTTGTGGAGTTCGTTGTGTTTGGTTGAGGCACGATCTGGAGACCTTCCAAAAGAGATTAAAGGCCCTGGAAGCCAAAGTGGCCCAGGATGGAATAATTCTTACAGAAGCCCAAGTTGTAGCCTTGGAGCGTAAGAAAGAAAAATTGGAATCTCAAGGTGAAATTGAAACATATCATCCGGGCTATCTGGGAGCTCAGGATACTTATTATATTGGCAATATCAAAGGCGTTGGTCGTATCTATCAACAAACCTACATTGACACTTACTCTAAGGTAGTTCTGGCAAAAATCTATGATCGTAAAAATGCTCTTGTAGCAGCCGATTTGCTAAACGATAAAGTCCTGCCATTTTATGAACATGAGCAAATCAGGCTACTCAGGATACTGACCGATCGTGGCACGGAATACTGTGGAAAAAGAGAATATCATGAGTACGAACTTTATCTGAGTTTGGAGGATATTGAACATACTAAGATCAAAGCACGACACCCACAGACTAATGGTATCTGTGAAAGATTCCACCGCACCATTCAAAATGAATTTTATGCCATTACCTTCCGTAAAAAGTTATACAAATCTATTGAAGAGCTACAGGCTGACTTGGAGGATTGGCTACATTACTATAATTCGGACAGACCTCATTCCGGAAAATATTGCTTTGGCAAAACTCCTATGCAAACTCACATCGAGTCAAAAAATATTGCAATTGATAAAATGTTAGAAACTCATTTTGAATAA